TATGTAATGTATGGTTAAATGTAGAAGCTATTGACACATTTGTGTGGTATTTAGAGGAAAAGGAACAAGAAAAGGCTTACTCAGTTGGTTCTATTGAAGAAGCAGCATACAAAAACAGAGTCCAAGTTCTTAGTATGTCTCCAAACTTGTCACCAGGGGTAAGCATTTGTCTGATATGTTGTAATATACATTTTAAGCTTCTTTGTGTACCTCAGAATTACATGTTCACAGACAATTCAGACAAACTAAATCTccttgttttgtgattttggataCTTGTATGATTTCACTGACTCGACATTGTTTCCAGTTTGCAACCGCAGGCTTCAACAGGTACTATTGTTCACAATCAACTTGTggaaattcaaatattatggCATTGCATGTAAGTATTAAAAGTTTTGCATCTATTTAGAAATCATAACATCTCTCTAATTCAAGAGTCAAACAACAGATCACTAGGCCTTCTATTAACAACCCTACAATTTAACCTAATCTCTCCAGGTCTTCCAGATTGCAAATCACCCATCTTCACCATCCCTTGTTCAAAAGCTCTGAAGAACTCAGCTTGGTCTTCACTAAACATCTTCACATACCCTCTCGTCTCTCTACTCGTATACAAAGTCTGGTCAGAGTTCAGAAACCCTCTCCCTGATACCAAATCTTTGAAGTACTGATTGTCAAAAACGTGAGGCGTTGCATCCAAATATCCGGTCACATTCTCATCTCCACCCAAAGGACAGAGCTTGTTAAGCTTCTTCCGGTATCTTGGTTCGACAGCTGGATCAGGTTTACCAGACCCGGATTGGTTATAAAGCCTAAACATGATGGAGAAACATCGACCTTTACCAATTGAGTGAGACCCTGATAAAGCCACCATGTCTTTTACAGAGAGATTGAATCTTTTGAAGAGATCAATCAAGAAAGTTGCATTGGCTCTCGGACTCGGCATGATATCATCTGAATCTTTCTGACTCGCTGTTAAACTGTCTTTCCTCCCTAGCTTCACCTCCCAGTCAGGTCCTCCTGTCTGGTTGTTCAAGACCAAAATTACATAACCGAAGTCGCTAAACCGAGAAACTTTCGAAGAAACTACTTACTAGAGCAACGGCATCACGAGAGGCCATGATAACAATATCAGCACAAGAGACAGTAGCTGGACAAGCTTCCTCTAAAGCTTCTTTAATCTCATCAACGACTTCGAAAGATCTCAGTGAATTGATGTTGGAAAGTGATAGTTTCTCACCAAGCATGTGTGGTGTGTCATCAAGCAACACAGAAGCGTCACATCCCTTATTTAATCatcaagagagaaacaaagttagaaatcaagaagagagaaagagaaagattcTATGGTGTGGTTTGTGTTTACATTGACGAAGCAGTCGTGAAATTGAAGACGCATGACTGAAGCAACGCTTCTTGCTTCTTTAATCATAGCTTTCTTCATTTCTCTTCTTACTATGGATTCAGCTTCAGGGCATGTCTCACTGTAGAATCTTGCTCGGAGGCTTTCACCGTTAACCACCGTCAAGATGAGAAGATAGAGGATGAGATGggggcgaagaagaagaagaagagacatactttttccttttaatattttttttattcttttgggTTTCAGTGATGGAAGACGAAGTGactttgtttggttataaagatCTTTCTTGAAGAAGGAACCAGATTGGTAAAatgaggaaagaaaaaataaatagttatttctttgtgatttttctttaagGGTAAAATAATTCATTACTTGaataagtaattattttaaGCTAATACTTTAGTACTATTTATTCTAAAGATTATACCCTAGTAACTAGTCAGTAGTCACCTATACTGATTATATCCGAAAACACTATTAGCATTACCAAATTAATAATGAACGTATATATAATGGTAAAAAACCGCTATTGAAAAAAGTACTACAAAATAGTTACAGTTTCTGAATTGtgacaacaaattaaaaatagagacaattttcataaatacattaaaatcttatataataaagtagaatttattttctcttaaaatttttaactagAGAGTGACATATGTCTGCATGAGAATTTGATACCTAtccaaaattcataaaattatttaacatctttaataataaactaatacatatgtctttttttcaaatttaaaaacactaacATCTGTTTTAACTAAACttaaatatatcattatatttaaaataactaatatataaaaataaataaatcatacaaaaaaGTAACACCATGGCACACTTTGTGGTTGACCAACCAATTGATACATTTAAATGTAAATTAcctacataaataatataaagatcattggcattttactatattttccAAACTTAATTGGAAAAATAGTAAATGTACTATTCATAATTAGAGAAATAGTCAAAGTCTAggcattcgggtaacccgtttGGATTCCGGTATTatccattcgggttcgggtaaacgggtttagaaaaataaaactcattgggtttttttagatatatgggttcggtttggtttgggtactatcgggttcaggtcggtttgggttacaaattttagaacccgattattACTCAAACTACcaggtacccgaaaaaatataattaaaattaattaaatttatataaatttagttaaattttgacttatgtgacaaaatattttagatattttgattatttttgatatttagctataaaactaaatgaaatattcaaaattataatcataattatgggataattgcattatattaatgataaatattataaatatgtttatatgatCGGGTTTATGGGTACCCAAACAGGTACCGGGTATTAACCgatcctaacccgaacccacaaatattagaaaatagaatccaacatggttttataggcaaactcTTACCCAACTCTaacccggtttttcgggtcggattccaggttgggtattcgggtatGGATTTTATGCCCCCTAGGAGATAGAATTTGTGTGAGATACaattgtgagagagaaagaggaagggGATGGTGTGTgcgtgagagagagaaagaaatacggaaaattttttttcattttttttctttttatttttcttttgtcatcaCAGTCCATCAtgtatatttattcaaatattttgataatatgaattttttaaaaaccatttttcagatatataaaaatttatgtttttttttctttataaatttgttatgcattttgtttgatgattttatttgataatgttaaatatattttacaaattttatatccatacaccttattaaatgtacaaatataatttgtttaattcttagaCTTTCAGATGTCTGTACAGAAATGGTTTTGTACAAAttacatttgtacacttaataaagtgtatagacatttgtacacttaataaagtgtatagacatctgtacacttaataaagtgTACAAAtacataagatatatataatatatttataaattattaaataaaatacatatcaaattataaagaaaaaaaatatatattttttgtatttgagaagttttttaaaaacgattatattaacaattatttgaataattatcaCAATTTTTTAACTCACAAATGGGTCCTACATAAGTCTCATATctcacacactcacacacaaCAGCCTCTCACCTATTTTGCATGACCTACACATTTTTATCAacaatctatactattaaatggTGAGCACACTTaaggataacaaaacaaaaaacatgacatatatccgTATTGCCAAACAGACCAACTTGCCTACATAATTGTTGGTACCGCGATCATTCGCTTCAAGGAATTGGACCATGGCCCAGCCATTCGGGAACATGGGCCGGAGTTATAGGCAAAACTAGCCCATTAAACGTTAAATGGGAAGAACCGGACGAGGAGAAGTGCGGTTGAGGACAGTTCGGAGCTCGGGAGACGGTCAAAGATTCCCTCAATCAATTACAATAAATAACGCGAAATGTGTGggatttaatagaaaaattaatgATTGATTGTAAGTATAAGTAGGAACCGAGTGATTGTAAAAGGGGGGTCGAAAAAACTTTTGCCTACCAATAACATATTACTTTCACTTCACAATTGCAAACTTTATTCTATCATTCAGCTCGGAACTAGATCGGTGGTAAGCACCCCCGCCCAGTAACTCTCCGGAGGTAGAAGGGAGAActtcagttctcacatttggcgctagaaggagggggaTTATTACCTATACTCTCGCTAGTTCCAACTCAGCCTACAGATCCACACCCTGCCAAGTATCATCATGGCTCACGACTCTTCCCACCAGGTAACTTTGGAAATAATCCAAAAGCTTTTGCAGGATCTGACAGAAAAGTCCGACCGTTAGCAAGCGGCTTCCGCCGCTCTGACCGAACGCTTCAATAGTTTGGAAGGGCAAGTCTCTACTCGCCTGGAAACTGTCGCCAGCTCGGTTGCCGATCTCTCGGCTTCCCATCAAGCTTACGCCGATCGGGTCGATCTGCTTTCTTCCGAACAAAATCTGTGGCAGCGAGCTTTAGACTTCACCAGTACCGTTCCACCACTCACCCCGCAGTAGGTAACGGCCGCGACAACTCTTGATAACATTTTCCCACCACAAGCGACTCCTCAGGCGACACCATCTCCAGTGGGAAACAACACACCTCGGTTTGGTTCGACATCGCCGGATCTTCAGAAATTCCAATTCGGGCCTCTCCCCCAATAGGAGGAGGCGTCCTCCAAGAGAACCACGCTCCGGTCTATGCGTCCAGTCCGAAATTCAATCGGATGCAGACATCTCGCGCTTAATCGAGGAGTCAAAGCGAACCCCTTTCTCCGACCTTATAGCCAGAGTCCGCGTCAAGGATAccggaaaaataaaattcacaaGTTATGAGGGAAAAGGGGACCCAGCGGCGCACCTCAAGGAGGAGCTAAGCATGCTACACAATCAACCATGATACCGGATCAAAACTGTGGTGTGATCCTATCTTTCCTGCTCAAAGATTGTACAGTTTCGAGGACGAAACTTTTTCAAGGGAGAGGGTATGATGCGGACATCagaactaaaccaaaccgggaGCATGGCGAACTAACCGGTCCACACACCAAACCGGTCCACGAAGAGCATCTTGGAGAATCTTTTCCCAAATGGAGTTCTGATCAAGCACAAAGAGAAGGGTTAATTATTCATCATCAAATTAACCCTAAGAAGTCCAATGGTTCAAGAGGGATCAAGCATCATCATGTCAAATCACCTCATTGTTGAGATATGACTGTTGCACTTTTTTTCCCttgtctagggtttttcccactaggtttacctagaaaggtttttaatgaggcaacaccAAGTCATCAAGGAATCATTTACCATTCATCTGATTCAAAAATAACACAAGAAGTCATAGCTGAAGTACTTGTTGGACTACTCGTTGGACCTGCTGAACTACTTGCTGACAGACATGCTGAACTACTCGCTGATGGACTTGAACTACTCGCAGATGAATCAGATATCATTGCAAGCTATGAAGAGTTTCGGCCTTTTGACACTTGGACCAGCTTTAGAGGAAGCCCACACCCCTATTTGATTCAACACAAGTCGCCAGCCCATGGAAAACAATCCATGAGAAGACCCAAGTCTAAACCACCCTTTGAATCATGTTCGTTGATATACTTGGAGCCAGATAAGGAAACTTCCATTTGCCTTTACTTGGACGTGCCTCAAATATACATATGGGACCCATGAGAGCCTTTACGTCCACTAGAGAATATTTGGAGGATATTCACACGCAATAATAGCCATTGGATCAGGCGGATTCAATTCTATTATTACTTGCCTTTTTCGGACCTAATTGTCATCAATGCACAACGACTActtcctattttatttttgtgcataTTCGAGTTTCCACAAGTGCCTAAGAAGCTTCCAAGACGTCACCACTTCCTCCCCAAGTTAACGATATACAAGGCACATCTTCTTGCCTTATTTGGACTGATTCTACACTTAATGGTCTAACgatcatttttttcattaattgttgcgatttatttcttgttttagaaCACTATAGTTGAGCCTATATATGCTCATTAGTTCGTTCATTGTAAATGACCCTTGatcattttaaaaagtaatagaaacgttttcttctttacaaagtttgagtctttgtattg
The sequence above is a segment of the Camelina sativa cultivar DH55 chromosome 10, Cs, whole genome shotgun sequence genome. Coding sequences within it:
- the LOC104719164 gene encoding peroxidase 17, with product MSLLLLLRPHLILYLLILTVVNGESLRARFYSETCPEAESIVRREMKKAMIKEARSVASVMRLQFHDCFVNGCDASVLLDDTPHMLGEKLSLSNINSLRSFEVVDEIKEALEEACPATVSCADIVIMASRDAVALTGGPDWEVKLGRKDSLTASQKDSDDIMPSPRANATFLIDLFKRFNLSVKDMVALSGSHSIGKGRCFSIMFRLYNQSGSGKPDPAVEPRYRKKLNKLCPLGGDENVTGYLDATPHVFDNQYFKDLVSGRGFLNSDQTLYTSRETRGYVKMFSEDQAEFFRAFEQGMVKMGDLQSGRPGEIRLNCRVVNRRPSDLLFDS